Genomic DNA from Dermacentor variabilis isolate Ectoservices chromosome 6, ASM5094787v1, whole genome shotgun sequence:
GCCCCGTGACGAGGAAAGAAATAACCTGCGCCTACAGAAACGtacaattccccccccccccccccccctgcaattCTGCTGAAGCTTAGCCGTGGCACCGACAGGGCCTCCCTTGCACTTTACCCTTCTGATGGAaatttttgaagaaaaaagaaaaagtggctCTTCGGCATGGGAGCTATCGACATGAACTCCTGAACACGGTGGGGAAACATTCTTGCTGCATTGGCCACAAAGAGGGGCCACACCTTTTGACCCACCCAACTTCCTTTATTCCCGAGTGCAGATTGACAAAGGAATCGCCAGACAAAAGGCCCCCTCTTGTGTCACCTGTCTCCCCTGCAATGTAAGGAAATTTTAGGGGGTTCACTCAACACCCTCTAGAGGACGTACTTTGTTCACTGCAGGCGCTTTACCTTCTCGCCACTCCTGGGAAAGAGTTTCTTGCGCCGAGCGATCACCATTCGAACCCCTGCTTCTCTACCAGTCTGCAAACTGGCTCTCCGACGAGAGCATTCATTCTGGCGTGCACCGCAGACTCTGCTGCAAAGTGAAAAGTGCTCGGACTTGCTCGAATCTGCGCTTCAGAAACTGCAGCCATGAGAAGCCAGCCGCTGTTTGTCGCTTTCGTCATCCTGCTTCTGCTGTTTTTGGACGCTGCCTTTGGAAGTaagtgttttatttttgaaggttaatctttattttatgctttatttttttaactgttTACCTCGTTACTGATAATCGCATATGAGCACATGGTTATTTTTATAGGTGAGAGTTCTTGGAGGTCAGAGCCCGGGTTCTAGTGAGGTGATCAGCAATGCCGCCGTCTGTTGCGACTGGGTAGATGTTACAACTTGTGCACGCGTGTGTAACAGGTGGTCTGGCAAGTTGACTGCTGCTTGCGCATTGATTATGAATTCCTTTCAGCGTCATATTGTCGTGTTGGATGATTGCAATATTCTGTGACGCTGCCGGCACTTTATGCAAACAGTGATGTGCTTCTTGAAATGCACTAGATGATTAAGCTTGGTTTGCGTAGCCTGCCGGGATGGCAAAGCGAATGCAGGGCTCTGCTGCTGCAATGCAAAGTTGCTCATGCATTCACGTACGGCATGTAATACGGCCCAAGTGTTACTAAGCGAGTAGCCTATAGCTTgtctccttttatttatttttttttctcctcgtgcCTTTCTACGCTAGGACAGTGTTTACTAGTATGGCAGAACAAAGAAAACCTGCTCCCGGGTCGCTTAGTTTAGCTGTGTGCCAAACCAGTCTCCAACTGCTACCAACATTCTTGAGCCGCGCACCGTGTACAATGACAGTAGGGTTATATCTGCATTCGCATCAAACAGTCGCTGGTCAATTTGCTCTAGGTAAACCCTGTAATTTATAAGCAAAGCGACGGCTGTCTTCTCGTTTTTGCCCGCCCATCTTTCGTAGCATGGGTTGGCGATGTCACTAGGGCGAGCAGTCTCACAGACTTCACGAGTGATGGCGCCAGCAGTGCGGCGGTGCACgtgtcttatttatttttttttttttagcatgaaTATATTTATACAAACGTAGCTTTCCGTACTTGGAACCGGCGCGTAAAACAAGGGCTCCACGTACCGAAGTATATCGGACGAGCATTGACAGCTTTTGTCCCGtgtcatatttcttttttttcgtgttcccTTCTGTTTTACGCGCTGGTTTCACGTATGCATCTATTTTCAACTAGCTGAACTTGCTAACTTTCTGCaacgtttgctttttttttttccgctgccgAAAAGTATGCAAGTCGGTAACTTTTCCCGTGTCCTCGAATTGCGCGCGTTGCCTGTAAGCTAGAGAGGTAAGCTGAGCGTTTGGAACAGAACCCTGTCATCACATGCATCAACCTTATTGTCATATGCACCTGTCAGTAGCGTCAGTCCTGTCGTATGCGTTCCTTCGTCTTCATGCGCTTTTTTATGAAAAGTAGAACCGCTTTTGTTCGAAACGGAGGGAACATTCCGTTAAGCATTCCAGCGACGAATAGAAGAGGGCACGACGGACGAGTTATACGCTCGGCTCTCTAATCTTGTTAGCTGAGGGGCCCCGTAGCTGTCCATTCTCTGCCTATTAGGCAGACGTCGAGATTCTTGACCGTGACCCCCCACTCAATATCCCGAACTGCCTGGAAGCTGTCAATCCTTGAAACTTTCATAGAATTACTTTTTAGCGCTCTGCTGCTTTCAGGTGCAGCTTCCGAGAAAAAGCTGCCGCGACGTCACTACGGCGTTTTCATTCCGTTCTCCGAACAGGGGggttgcttcatttttttttttttcgacaccaGCCACTGTCTGCGTAAGTTACTGCAGCTGCTAACGCGGATAGGTGGCCAGGTTGCCTTCGTTCCGCTTCTCAGGACCTACTCGccgtttctttgtttatttatttacacttcTCTCAGAGAAGTTAGGGTAAGGGTAGCGAActtatttctctttttattcgtgCATGTTTCAGCGCACTTTTCAAAACTCGCACGCAAGCTGAACTTCGGTGCGGCTGAGGCGAGATTGGTTTCTTCCTCACTCGACTAACGTGACGCGCTATGTTATCACTAATCGAAATGTTCAAACAATGATGTCGTGATAAGTCTCTTTATGCTCAATCGAAATCCGCCTGTGTCGCACTCACGTAGATGTCAGACAAGCCCAATAGCGATGTACAGGCGGGCATTTATATGCGGAGAGACTATGGACCGCGTACACCCCCTGTTCGCTGGAGACGGACTATTTTTTATTGTATTTCACATTATCAGGCAGTACAATcacgcatatttatttattggaaATACTTCGCAAGGGCATGAAGGCATTACAAGAAAAACTATAAACAAGCATCGCATGTCCGGTGACTAAATTAATATGTTGCGATGCAATGCGGCAGGCGACTGGGCACGAACACGTTTAGGAATTGTGGACATTGCCCCATCGTCCACATCCTGAACTTCACGGCGATGCCCCAGAATAACAAAATGGGCAGAAATTTCAGTCTAATCGGTGACATTTCATAGCCGTGTCACTGCTATGAAATACGCAGCAGCGAAGTTACGGCTAAGCGCCGTAAATGTATATGTTATCAGGCGTACTCTTTCAACGTTGCGAACTAAAAGTTCGTCAATATATACCCAAAGGGCGATGTCCGGAATTTGTGGGTACGAAATTAACTAGGGGTGAGTGAATGGCATATTTTTTTCGAGTAGTTCTCACTATTATAATATAAATTTTCGCATCCTGGTAATCACAGCACTAGAAACGTTTGTCATTACGCAACACGTTATAAAGCATGGTTCATTTATAGCACAAAGGGAGCATTGGGAACAGTTAGCCAAGTAGTATGTTCGCAATCTCAGAGCTATTCGGATCATACGTGGTCATGCATAGCTATACGGATAGCTTTTATAAAAGCAGCCATGTCATCCAAAAAATATCTGTGCATACCTCCTTGACTAAATCAGAAATGTCTCCTGCTATGGCAGGGGGTAAAAAAAGACAGTTTTTCTTAGTTCAAATGGTACGTCGTGGTAGATGGTTTACTAATGCATAAATTATTTTGCCATGAAACGTATTCTGACTCCATCCGATAAGAAATTAttaaacaataaacaaaaaaattattaaacTAAACAATATCCACTGCTGAATGTCATGGCTGAGCGATATTTTATTGCGAGTGATCGCGTTTAGCCAAAAAGGACCGGCAGTACGAGCTACTGTGTGTTATGCACTCAAGTTCATTACGAATGGGACGAGAGTTATGCATTTTACTGCTTCATTTGAATATTTCACCGTACATGCGGTCGACGGTGTGGACAATTTGAAAAATCTTCGCACGCCCCTACAATTAACTTTGGGAACGGAAAAGCAGTGTGAAAGACGTGGACAAAGGATAGACGTGAGACAGATACGTCTCTGCGTCCATGTCTTTAACGCTGCTTAACAACCGTTCCTAATGTCGAACTAACTATAGCATTCATTACGGGATAAATGTAAGCTTGAAATTTGTTCGTTCCCAATCGTCTGCCGCTCTCTATTGTGGCAGTTTGTAACCATgctgctgcgcatgcgcgtgaCATTTTCCAACCAAAGCAATTTAAACCGCTGTCTGGTTGAACGAAATATTGTTACGCTTGAACAGCTGCACCTTTACCACACCGGAACCCTGCACACCCCTCTACTCTGCGAGCGTTCAGCCGTGGTAAATGCTGTTGAAAGACAACAATAGATTCCCTCTCGGTGACAAGGTTTGGGGTGATGACTATAAGGTCAGGGACCTTCAGGAGTAATCATTTGTGCTCGTGCTTACGCCCTACTGGGGGCAGGAACCGCCCTTGAGGGAGAAATGCCTGTGGGCGGTATGTTTTCGTTTGAAGACAGCCTTGGGTGGTTAGAGTCTACAAGTTTCTCTTTTTTAAATGATGGTGGCGACATGGAAGCATGCCGATTCATCGTAGTGCATGATAGTTCAACATGATTATGATCCGAGCGAGACCGAAGTATAAGTGGGGCAAGAAAACAAACATTTGATACGGGCTGTTAATTTGAAATGGCGATACGAGGAttactaatttatttattattcacgAGACGCTGGCATCCCCGGAGGATAAAACGAGAAGCGCTGTTTTGGAAGTATTCAAGGGCGATTATAGTTAACAAATGACTCGAATCCCAAACGGCATGCTAGTGTTTTGTGTAGATGTAAATTACGGTGGCACGCTCGAGTTTCATGTTCGACGGCATACTCGGAATAGTTCAAAAGTAAGACCGTGGATGCGGCTACAATACCGATAATTCCGCCAGCTACACCTCCGAGTTACGTCTGCTAACAACGGCATCCATCTCCTCGTCTCCTTGCAGTGGAAGACGTCCTCGGCTTGCTGAACGACCGAGTCGACTCCGTCACCAACATGGCGCGCGCTTTCCTGGCCGTCTTCGTCGGCGCCTTCACCATCAACGCGTGCGCCGTGGTCTTCATCGTGTTCGGCGACGGTCGCTCGCGCCGGTTCCTCTTCCCCCTGGTGGTGGTCTACGCGGCCCTGTACCTGGTCTTCAGCGGGATGGCGTACCTGTTCCTGGGACTGAGCGGGACCGTGGCCAGTCGCGTGCGCACGCTGGGCTCCATCATGGACGCCGCCTCGGTGGTCGACATCTCGGACTCCGCCTTCTCCTACATCAAAGTGCACGAGCAGGAGTGCCGGCTTCGATTCGTGTGCGAACTCTCGGAAAAAGCAATTGAGCGCGACCACATGTTCGCCCTCGTGCTTCGCGTCGTCAGCATACTGGGCAGCGCCGGCGGACCGTACGTCGAGGCGGTGCTCGGGGGTCTCAGCGGTCGCGGCTGTCACCTGCTGTTCTCGGAGTGCGATTACTCGCCGTTGAGAAGATCCCTGCCGTTCGTCGACTAGCTCCGCTCCCCCCGATGTATGTACATAAATGCGCTCAACCGATTAGTCGTATTACCTATTTATGCGAATAAACAAGCCCAGTGAAATTCTCGTCAATACGTGGTTGTCTGTTCTTTCTTCGCTCAGTCGCACACACGATCACGCCTGTCGCGACAGTGCGGACGGTTCGTTGTGTGTCGTAGTTTACGAGTTAGTAtagtgtacacccgtgagcaaaagtatgcggaccagggattgcgcgataaaactaaTTTTCTCCTGCGCCTGGAAATGCAACTTGAAAGTAAAgattgcagtccaaacttggcattgcgaactttcTAGTGAACTCttcagtttccgtttatgcgaGTTAATTACgagaaaattcttttttttatttcggtgaccgtgtggtccgtatacttttgctcacgggtgtgcgTGGCATCACGCTACGCGCAGTGAAATAGCGCGGTCAAACTGCACGTGCGCAGAATGCTACGGCATTGTTGCGTGCCTCATCTAGTGAGTTGGAATTCAGCGCGACATGCTAAAGGTCAGAAAAATTGTTTAGCGTGAAAAAAGCTGACAGTCGCGCGCTTCGAATCAACCAAGTCGTCGTCCGGCCCTGCCCATTCCTTCCCAACAGACCCTTGCATTTGCTCTAGCTTTTTTAGATTTCTGTCATGGTTCTTCCACAGGAAAGCGAATTTCATGCCACAAATTTTATAAATCAGCAGCGCAGCAACATCGCTCGCCaatgcagtttcttttttctttttctttttttcattttcctcctCACTAGTCAAACACATGATCGGGTCGAGTTAACGTGATGCTGCAGCTTTAACCTGTAGCGCATCCAGCCTCGCGTTGATGGCACGTTACCCACGGTGCGACAGATAGAGAGAGCACCACACACCTATAGAAAGCAAACTGCGACAATTCCTTTGGCTCGATTCTATTCTTTTCATAACAGCCAGCGCTCATGACGTCCTCGTCTAGATGATATCGTAAAACCAATTGAATTCTGGGCTTTTATCTGCCAAAGCCGCCatatgcttatgaggcacgccatagtggggaactccggattcattttggccacctggggttctttaacctacaCCAAATGCACGGTACGTGGACgctgttgcatttcgcccccaccgaaacgcTTCCGGGCTCTGATCCCTCGGGGTTAGCACAGTGATAACGTAAGCAGTGTGTAGGTCTCACTGACTGCTGCAAAATGAAAACAACTGTAGCTGCCAGccacagtgaaagaaacaagaGGATCCCGAATGATCATCGTTGAAACGGCAGAAGGTGAGCTTCAGCGTCACATGGATCAGGTCCGTCCTCGATACAGTCCTGTGCCGGCACAACGTTCGCAAGATCAACCAGCTGGTGTACCGACGCTACCAGAAGAGGCTCAACCAGCTGTGCTTCGTAGATCGACCCGTATACGAAAATCCGTACAGCAGTACTCACCTTAAGGAGGGAAGAGTGCGGCAAAGTGAAAACGACAACGAAGACAGAGAAAACCGCGTTCGCCGTGGCGCGAGACCGACGTCATGGCACGTTCCGGAGCGGCTTAAGAACGTCGGAGAAAAGGGCTGTCACTGAATAAACGGACGCAGTGTTCCCGTTCTTGTGTGGGCGTTATTATGCCCCTGGCCGCCCGGCCGGATGCCGTTCCCGCCCGGTAGCAGTCACAACAGTTGAGTTGTAACACTAACAAAGCGCGCATCTTCATAGGGGGAAGGGGGGCTTTTCAATCCCGCTCTTACCAGAGAAtcttctgcaaattttttttgtaaatatggCGTGCCTTAAATGAAAAGTATGCTTCCTAGACTCACGTAAATTTAACCTTTTATCTCAAACGCATCAAATTTTGATTCAAATCGGTACACTGGTTGTCTTATTAAACAACTTCcgcgctttacatgtatttgagtagggAAATGGGAGTTGCCCCAactaaagcttctttgtcaggATGACTTCTTTTTGTACCTTTCCCTAGCTTTCTCAGAGCTATTACTACCGACATCCTTTGCAGCAGCGGTGCACTACAGTAAAGCTCGTGGTAAGATCGGTATAGTTGGACATAATTCGTGTTGTGTAGGCACACGAGAAAACTTGAACGAAATGACTGAGACAGCACTTGGTCCGTCACATTTCTTCCTTCAATCGAAATTCCCCTcctcacaccccccccccccccatgcgggCAGAAATCAATATAACATTTccgactttttttttcgttatatcTTAGTCCGAATCCTATAGAAAGGCCCCCGCTGATTCCTGAAATTCTGTATTATATGTCCCTTTTTCGCATCAATCGCCACATCGGTATTCACGGCAACGCCGATACAAATCTAAAAATAACTTCGGAGTGGTTCGTGCATCATGGTTTACCCACAGGAACGGACAGATACgttcaagaaagaaaagagcgaCATGAGCGCCCTTCTTTTCATGCGTATGTCATTGTTAAGCGTGCCTACTCGCGCCTCTGGCTCTGTTTATACTACGGTtgcaaaaaaggaaatgcggaagGAGCTGGCCACCGGAAGCCGCAAGAAAAATGTCCGCGTGTGACGTCGAGGGGGTGAGGGGACGTAAAAAGAATGCGGAGAAAGGGAAAGGAGTGGAGAACGGGAAATAGACGAGACGCGGTGAGCGCTACGACaagaattatttatttatttatttatttatttatttatttaatctaCACTGCGGACACGAAGTCCATGCAGGGTGGATAATAGAATATTAGGTCACAAGAAGTAAAACAAAGCCAATACAACAAAATGATGCAATAATACGACAATAATTTTGATACAAAAAGTAAACAATCGTGATACAAGTTTCATAAACGCAAGTTATTCCTGCCGTTAATGGCACgtggaaagaaagagtatttaaatAGGTTGCTTCGGGAAAAATAGGGGGTTAGTGCATTTTGGTGGTGTTGGCGAGTAGGTCTCCTTACTAGTGGACTTACATACCCGGGTCGAGGGCCAATTCGTTATTAAGTAATTGAGAAAGAAAGTCAAGCCGTAATTTCTTTCGACGCGATTCAAGCGTATGCATATCATTAGACCTCATTAGCTCAGTTATTGAGTTGGTGGTGATAAACTAATGAAAGTCAACAGAAGGCTATAGCTGAGGCAGAAACATAACGCGAGTTTTGAAGATGTCTGCAACGAGGTTCGTCGTTACGCTGACACACGGTGCCAGCTGGTTTGCACGCGAATGCAGCAGCTACTGAGCGttgactacccccccccccaccctctccCGTCTCGCGGGTGGTTtaggcggattgccggatgggcaGGAGCGGAAACGTCAGCGGCCTGGTGTGGTGCAGCGACCTGGTTGCAAGACAAGACAAAATATGTTGGCGCATGCCGTGCCGACAATGTTCTCTAGCTTTAAAGGCGCATTAAATTGTTTCACTGCTATTCATCTCTGGTAGGCTGCACATTTTCATGTGTGGACAGAGTGCTCCCCCGCGTTTCGACAGTAATTTTCCGCTCCGTACTTTTCCACGTTCTCGCGATGTGGTTAAGTAGTACGATTTCGCAGTGTCTCCTTTTGTCTGCCCCTTTTTGTCGCCGCGAACGTATACAATGTTTCAGGTTGCTTTACGGGAGTGTGACGCCGTTGTCTGTCTGACTCTTTTTGCTTCATTTTTATTATTACTGCTTATTTTTTAGGTCTCTTGATGTCGTGGTCGTGATGTGCATTTCCTCTGCGGAACTGAATGTCACGTTCTGCCATTTCTCTGCCAGCGCGGCTTGTTCGGGCTCTTCCGCCGTCAGTACACGGCGGGCTCTCTTCTACGAACAGGATCGTGTTTAAACacaaatgataaaaaaagaaTTGCCGCGCTGCTTTAGTGAATTACCCTTCGTCAataacaaaaaggaaaagaaaagaaaggaagccaCTCCTTGCTTGGTAAGTCGGAAAAGAGCGAAAGACGCGTAACCCCGAGTGACGCGTAACGAAAGACGCATaaccttggcgtctttgtttgtgggcttcttatgatatgattattaaaaatcggactcctcggttaaccccatttcggtgtgtgtttgtatgcgaaTGAAACGATCGCAATGGCCAGTCGTGATTGGTCTAGTTTGTTCTTTtattccccccccctttttttttcttttcgcactccGCAGTCACGTTGAGCGGCACCTCGGTGACAGCACATTCGCTATCAAACTTTACTGCATGTTTATGTGTTAACTCACCACTAAATTCAAAATATgcagtttcttttgtttgtttgcagtcTTTGACTCTGGGACCGTCGTCTGTATGTTGTCTCTTACCCATTCATTGTACTCAAAGAATAATAAACCAAAACTTATATTTCTCAAAATTCCTTTTTATATCCTTCAACCCTCCAAGCACACGATTCTGTGGTTCCACCCGAGGGCTGTGATTTTGTAGTGTCAGACCAGAGACGGATGGGGACACGCCGCTCGTGTAAAACGAACATCTATAATTGAAGAAACACGCATCAAGCAGAACAACTGTAAACAAACAATGCGCACGTGTTGAAACACTCAAACGATAAGATGTATATGCACTCCTGTGCTGAATTCAAGGTCCTAACCGTTGACGTCGTAGCTCCCTTGTAGCGATGTCCAAGCAACCACCGCGACACAAGACGAGTCACGTTGCCAGTTGGCTGCCGTCGCGTAGGACGGGGGCCTCACGAATGGATGGGTAGTCGTAAACTGGCATGCATAGCGCAagaacgacacaaggacgaagcagaaaCACGGGACGTgcactaactttcaacaattgctTTATTGCAGC
This window encodes:
- the LOC142584419 gene encoding uncharacterized protein LOC142584419, producing MRSQPLFVAFVILLLLFLDAAFGMEDVLGLLNDRVDSVTNMARAFLAVFVGAFTINACAVVFIVFGDGRSRRFLFPLVVVYAALYLVFSGMAYLFLGLSGTVASRVRTLGSIMDAASVVDISDSAFSYIKVHEQECRLRFVCELSEKAIERDHMFALVLRVVSILGSAGGPYVEAVLGGLSGRGCHLLFSECDYSPLRRSLPFVD